The Danio rerio strain Tuebingen ecotype United States chromosome 1, GRCz12tu, whole genome shotgun sequence genome includes a region encoding these proteins:
- the rasd3 gene encoding RASD family member 3 produces MSLLVQERRTVRFVFLGAAGVGKTALITRFLQDRFDSKYTRTVEELHALEYDTEGARVRIEILDTSGSYSFPAMRALCIRTGDAFALVYAADEPDSLEEVQRLREEILELKGESFTGITVIENKADLCSRSRQATAEAMRAVEEDWGAGFVETSARTGDNVTAVFRDLLQQMKLPSRVSPALRRRTQTMSRELTEKREKPPMKKNNSCILS; encoded by the coding sequence ATGTCTCTGTTAGTGCAGGAGCGTCGGACGGTGCGCTTTGTGTTTCTGGGCGCAGCCGGGGTTGGTAAAACCGCCCTGATCACCCGCTTCTTGCAGGATCGATTCGACTCCAAATACACGCGCACGGTGGAAGAGCTTCACGCGCTCGAGTACGACACTGAAGGCGCTCGGGTGCGCATTGAGATCTTGGATACGAGCGGAAGTTATTCCTTTCCTGCGATGCGCGCTCTTTGCATCCGAACCGGGGACGCGTTTGCGCTCGTGTACGCAGCCGACGAGCCAGATTCCCTGGAGGAGGTGCAGAGACTTCGTGAGGAGATTCTGGAGCTAAAAGGAGAGAGTTTTACTGGCATCACGGTGATCGAGAACAAAGCGGACCTGTGCAGCCGGAGTCGCCAGGCCACTGCGGAGGCGATGCGCGCGGTGGAGGAGGACTGGGGCGCGGGCTTCGTGGAAACCTCCGCGCGCACCGGCGACAATGTCACAGCCGTGTTTCGGGACTTGCTTCAACAGATGAAGTTACCGAGCCGGGTGAGTCCGGCACTGCGCAGACGGACACAGACAATGTCCAGAGAGCTCACAGAGAAGCGGGAAAAGCCCCCAATGAAGAAAAACAACAGCTGCATCTTGTCTTGA
- the palb2 gene encoding partner and localizer of BRCA2, with translation MSEEILHNEDKETLRRRLEQLKQEYERTAQRLQRAEHHDAIRRHRLTQIELSQTSEPSSAASSMSTSDHFENHQNLQLQTNRNISDFSAVEKTPAFQLQLAEITSTPSLYSPACKRSPAHRLRSKRSRLRLQNKERESDTDISQENIHERENAEIRECPNSKGNSLKKVKNEEKDFEKIKERDIEKEKCKDRPSRVKTDSKIVKPPQVLENDGKKEEHCVLNCSVSQSNDKLPVVSSIEIHLENQNADSSKAEVDLPLTDWPVKEELHFGPPVSISFFSQSAEATDKSVEMLKQTKQPSTKKDYDDKIDVKQSSFTSGVLDSCTLVEGLPFPVEYYVRTTRRMAASNSSIDLDAVIYSQLTGGRGRRRLSQSQLSSRGQVTPERLEPVCRTTDQQRGRGRGRRGRRGRRRTTVGPTSCANLTADSPESLNKSHDELLRQSELVLEGPQVESQSNDLHEPAVNLNPEQGATQDLKHLPDSQLYIDSQLIPDSNLYPIFRRKLGQTGLESQKGTNKYDQSPFLPSLTSLIQGLQEKKTTSGQVTLDDIQDFHLPDEDFGQLKLERLCLPTSIVEPFPQHHLAYKTRQSSRRQRARKCKTDAHFSVGELFTPEPIYISSLEDSLPHCQSDATDQSQTEIPKDPHAVNEISSALMNCTEPGECMNNERKVESSEAENIKGLQSQIQKQSDILLEKTSLSPVILKLSPSLTAHTQKSQDPVLPSLGMSPHFLTPASPLDLRSPLFSSSGILKSTSSVTLMGCVSPESVSAKTSENIKNSNFIKRGGRAEVQRGSRIQTPSKMTQESITKAQNNVKLNMSSQRNIALGYEHLKSPETPKRESSCISGNYLEHERSFDEESNLECGNKTKCTTENEAQLHNNPQLESINPVQNCESSKLWSETQSQTPFDKISLETSVNQRTERRNESEEFSSNNLTLFHEQTPFSDAGHFSTVLQEMHTFKALEDGCVLDLCLVRWPSEDCCICVAGQWSVCLWAQRKGDQTWSLSHSWTFAQSVMSLQAIADSSGLLCVTLGQLEIAEARVLCCPGNDGPFSQTVVCTDTLQAVVGVSNCRLVCCSTPGYQQRVSMLTLSQEGSVVKSLPFISAKQNIQTLAAVEGEKEALIGLTECKTLLIWSMKSGQLLQTICLEKTLTRTNCMKGYSYRGVLCVLLQNSGYVCDEESNTCLFTLVATNPLTGKHITLSSISHPDQPKQPLLDGDVSGSRLVGVFQNGHLAVWDLRESVAKATVVLDESCRLARWAGPDTLLTGYLNGDVSVFHYKSA, from the exons ATGTCGGAGGAGATTCTCCATAACGAGGACAAAGAGACT CTGAGGAGAAGACTGGAGCAGTTGAAGCAAGAATATGAAAGGACGGCGCAAAGACTACAG agAGCAGAGCATCATGATGCCATTCGCAGACACAGACTTACACAGATTGAGTTGTCACAGACTTCTGAGCCGTCCTCTGCAGCTTCTTCCATGTCAACCTCAGATCATTTTGAAAACCATCAGAATCTGCAATTACAAACAA ACAGAAACATCTCAGATTTTTCTGCTGTTGAGAAAACCCCTGCCTTCCAATTGCAACTAGCTGAGATTACATCTACACCGTCTTTGTACTCCCCTGCATGCAAGCGAAGCCCTGCTCACCGGCTCCGTTCAAAACGCAGTCGACTGCGCCTACAGAACAAAGAGCGAGAATCAGACACTGACATCAGCCAAGAGAATATCCATGAAAGAGAGAACGCCGAAATAAGGGAATGTCCTAATAGTAAAGGGAACAGTctgaaaaaagttaaaaatgaagaGAAGGACTTtgaaaagataaaagaaagaGACATTGAGAAGGAGAAGTGTAAGGATAGGCCATCACGAGTAAAAACAGACAGTAAAATTGTGAAGCCACCTCAAGTTCTGGAGAATGATGGGAAAAAAGAGGAACACTGTGTATTAAACTGCTCTGTGAGTCAATCAAATGACAAACTGCCAGTGGTTTCAAGTATAGAAATTCATTTAGAAAATCAAAATGCTGACAGTAGCAAGGCAGAGGTTGATTTACCTCTTACTGATTGGCCTGTTAAGGAAGAATTACACTTTGGTCCACCAGTGTCTATCTCATTTTTCTCTCAGTCAGCTGAGGCAACTGACAAATCAGTAGAGATGTTAAAACAAACCAAACAGCCATCAACTAAAAAAGATTATGATGACAAAATTGATGTTAAACAATCCTCATTTACATCTGGTGTTCTAGACTCATGCACACTTGTCGAGGGTTTACCATTTCCAGTGGAGTATTATGTTCGGACGACACGACGCATGGCTGCATCTAACAGCTCCATTGATCTAGATGCTGTCATTTATAGCCAGCTCACAGGAGGGCGAGGCAGACGCAGACTGAGCCAATCACAATTGAGCAGTAGAGGTCAGGTGACCCCAGAGCGTTTAGAACCAGTCTGTAGGACCACTGACCAACAAAGAGGCAGAGGAAGAGGACGGAGAGGGAGGAGAGGACGTCGAAGAACGACTGTAGGACCCACATCATGTGCCAATCTTACAGCAGATTCTCCAGAGTCTCTTAACAAATCTCACGATGAATTACTCAGGCAATCAGAATTGGTTCTTGAAGGTCCGCAGGTTGAGTCTCAGTCAAACGATTTGCATGAGCCTGCAGTGAATTTAAACCCAGAGCAAGGAGCTACTCAAGATTTAAAGCATCTCCCAGATTCTCAGCTTTACATTGACTCCCAACTCATCCCGGATTCAAATTTGTATCCTATTTTCAGGAGAAAGCTTGGACAAACTGGATTAGAGTCTCAGAAAGGAACAAATAAATATG atCAGTCGCCATTTTTGCCATCATTAACTTCACTTATCCAGGGTCTtcaagaaaagaaaacaacaagTGGACAAGTAACTCTTGATGATATCCAGGATTTCCACTTACCCGATGAGGATTTTGGCCAGCTGAAGCTTGAAAGATTATGCTTGCCCACTTCAATCGTAGAACCCTTCCCACAGCACCATCTAGCGTACAAAACACGGCAGAGCAGCAGGCGCCAGAGAGCGAGAAAGTGTAAAACTGATGCACATTTTTCAGTGGGGGAATTGTTTACTCCAGAACCCATATATATCTCTTCACTTGAGGACAGTTTACCACATTGCCAATCAGATGCCACTGACCAATCGCAGACAGAGATACCAAAAGATCCTCATGCTGTAAATGAAATCTCTTCAGCTCTGATGAACTGCACTGAACCAGGCGAATGCATGAATAATGAGAGAAAGGTTGAATCCTCAGAAGCAGAAAACATTAAAGGGCTGCAatcacaaatacaaaaacaatctGACATACTCCTAGAGAAAACCTCACTTTCTCCTGTGATACTGAAGTTGAGTCCATCTTTGACCGCGCACACGCAGAAGAGTCAAGATCCTGTGCTGCCATCTCTAGGAATGTCCCCTCACTTTTTGACTCCAGCTTCACCCTTAGATCTCCGGAGCCCTCTCTTTTCATCATCTGGCATCCTTAAGTCTACCTCTTCAGTGACACTCATGGGTTGTGTTTCTCCAGAATCCGTCTCAGCCAAAACTTCAGAGAACATAAAAAATAGTAACTTTATAAAGCGAGGAGGTCGAGCTGAAGTTCAGAGAGGCTCTAGGATTCAGACACCATCTAAAATGACTCAAGAGTCAATAACAAAAGCTCAAAATAATGTGAAACTGAATATGTCTTCTCAGAGGAACATTGCATTGGGATATGAACATTTAAAAAGTCCAGAAACCCCAAAGAGAGAGTCCTCATGCATCTCAGGAAATTACCTGGAACATGAAAGAAGTTTTGATGAAGAAAGCAATCTTGAATGTGGAAATAAAACCAAGTGCACAACAGAAAATGAAGCTCAGCTCCACAATAATCCCCAACTGGAGAGTATTAATCCTGTTCAAAATTGTGAAAGCTCTAAGCTTTGGTCTGAAACCCAAAGTCAAACTCCCTTTGATAAGATATCTTTGGAGACTTCTGTAAATCAGAGAACAGAAAGAAGGAATGAGTCAGAGGAATTTTCTTCCAACAATCTGACATTATTTCATGAGCAAACGCCATTCTCTGATGCAGGTCATTTTTCCACAGTCCTGCAGGAGATGCATACTTTTAAG GCGCTGGAAGATGGATGCGTGTTGGATTTGTGTTTGGTGCGATGGCCATCAGAGGACTGCTGCATATGTGTGGCTGGACAATGGAGTGTTTGTCTTTGGGCTCAAAGGAAGGGAGATCAGACGTGGAGTCTTTCACATTCCTGGACATTTGCACAG TCCGTCATGTCTTTGCAAGCAATTGCAGACTCTTCTGGGTTGCTTTGTGTGACTTTGGGTCAATTGGAAATTGCAGAGGCAAG GGTGCTCTGCTGTCCAGGTAATGATGGACCATTCTCTCAGACTGTTGTGTGCACGGACACGTTACAAGCTGTGGTCGGTGTGTCCAACTGTCGGCTAGTGTGTTGCTCCACCCCTGGATATCAGCAAAGAGTCAGCATGTTAACCTTGTCTCAAGAGGGAAG TGTAGTGAAAAGTCTTCCCTTCATCTCTGCTAAGCAGAACATTCAGACCCTTGCAGCTGTAGAAGGAGAAAAAGAGGCTCTGATTGGATTGACAGAATGTAAAACCCTCCTTATATG GAGCATGAAGTCAGGCCAGCTGCTTCAGACTATATGCCTGGAGAAGACTTTAACCAGGACCAACTGTATGAAGGGATATTCCTACAGA GGTGTGCTGTGTGTATTGCTTCAAAATTCTGGATATGTGTGTGATGAAGAGAGTAACACATGCCTTTTTACTCTGGTTGCCACAAATCCTCTGACTGGCAAACATATCACACTGTCCTCCATCAGCCACCCTGATCAACCCAAACAGCC ATTATTAGATGGTGATGTCTCGGGCTCCAGGCTGGTTGGTGTTTTCCAGAATGGTCATCTCGCTGTTTGGGATCTTAGGGAGAGTGTAGCTAAAGCTACTGTTGTGCTGGATGAGTCGTGTCGATTAGCTCGATGGGCAGGACCAGACACACTACTGACTGGATATCTCAACGGGGATGTCAGTGTGTTTCATTATAAATCGGCGTAA